The following proteins are co-located in the Engraulis encrasicolus isolate BLACKSEA-1 chromosome 2, IST_EnEncr_1.0, whole genome shotgun sequence genome:
- the mrps7 gene encoding small ribosomal subunit protein uS7m isoform X1, whose amino-acid sequence MCSLPMLWGPLLTFRIFNMASYLTHLLKPWSPRLTLVRWSRYNPYYLDPETNRDAYTKPDTELTPEQIEERELKKVRPIKAAVAAVSSSGFNDPLMNKFINMMMQEGKKILARDIMNQTLESIKRKQVEKYHKAGQKAKMEIECNPHAIFHQAMENCKPVIGLASIQRGGKSYQVPIPLTDERRRFLAMKWMIAECRDNKHRRTHMYEKLSQELLSAFSNEGNVIKKKHELHKMAEANRAYAHYRWW is encoded by the exons ATGTGCTCGCTACCTATGCTTTGGGGTCCTCTACTGACATTCCGCATTTTCAATATGGCGTCCTACTTGACACACTTGCTAAAACCTTGGAGTCCAAG GTTGACATTAGTGAGATGGAGTCGGTACAACCCATACTATCTGGATCCGGAGACAAACAGAGACGCGTATACGAAACCAGACACAGAACTGACGCCGGAGCAAATCGAGGAGCGGGAGCTGAAGAAAGTGCGCCCAATCAAGGCGGCGGTGGCAGCAGTCTCCAGCTCAGGGTTCAACGATCCGTTAATGAA TAAGTTCATCAACATGATGATGCAGGAGGGCAAAAAGATCCTCGCCAGGGACATTATGAACCAG ACGCTAGAGTCAATTAAGAGGAAGCAAGTGGAGAAGTACCACAAAGCAGGCCAGAAAGCCAAGATGGAGATCGAGTGCAACCCCCACGCCATCTTCCACCAAGCCATGGAGAACTGCAAACCTGTCATCGGTCTGGCCAGCATACAGAGAGGAGGAAAATCCTACCAG GTCCCCATCCCTCTGACGGACGAGCGTCGGCGTTTCCTGGCTATGAAGTGGATGATCGCGGAGTGTCGTGATAACAAGCACCGCCGCACGCACATGTACGAGAAGCTCTCCCAGGAGCTGCTGTCTGCCTTCTCCAACGAGGGTAACGTCATCAAGAAGAAGCACGAACTACACAAGATGGCCGAGGCCAACAGAGCCTACGCACACTACCGCTGGTGGTGA
- the mrps7 gene encoding small ribosomal subunit protein uS7m isoform X2 codes for MLTLVRWSRYNPYYLDPETNRDAYTKPDTELTPEQIEERELKKVRPIKAAVAAVSSSGFNDPLMNKFINMMMQEGKKILARDIMNQTLESIKRKQVEKYHKAGQKAKMEIECNPHAIFHQAMENCKPVIGLASIQRGGKSYQVPIPLTDERRRFLAMKWMIAECRDNKHRRTHMYEKLSQELLSAFSNEGNVIKKKHELHKMAEANRAYAHYRWW; via the exons AT GTTGACATTAGTGAGATGGAGTCGGTACAACCCATACTATCTGGATCCGGAGACAAACAGAGACGCGTATACGAAACCAGACACAGAACTGACGCCGGAGCAAATCGAGGAGCGGGAGCTGAAGAAAGTGCGCCCAATCAAGGCGGCGGTGGCAGCAGTCTCCAGCTCAGGGTTCAACGATCCGTTAATGAA TAAGTTCATCAACATGATGATGCAGGAGGGCAAAAAGATCCTCGCCAGGGACATTATGAACCAG ACGCTAGAGTCAATTAAGAGGAAGCAAGTGGAGAAGTACCACAAAGCAGGCCAGAAAGCCAAGATGGAGATCGAGTGCAACCCCCACGCCATCTTCCACCAAGCCATGGAGAACTGCAAACCTGTCATCGGTCTGGCCAGCATACAGAGAGGAGGAAAATCCTACCAG GTCCCCATCCCTCTGACGGACGAGCGTCGGCGTTTCCTGGCTATGAAGTGGATGATCGCGGAGTGTCGTGATAACAAGCACCGCCGCACGCACATGTACGAGAAGCTCTCCCAGGAGCTGCTGTCTGCCTTCTCCAACGAGGGTAACGTCATCAAGAAGAAGCACGAACTACACAAGATGGCCGAGGCCAACAGAGCCTACGCACACTACCGCTGGTGGTGA
- the mif4gdb gene encoding MIF4G domain-containing protein B, translating to MEGSGKEEYKIQSFDMETQTLLKTALKDPSAVDLDKVSNVIVDQSLKDQVFSKEAGRICYTIVQAEAKQNNGSVFRRNLLNRLQVEFKGREEMRQRSLQEWVCYVSFICNVFDYLKVNNMPMMALVHPLYDCLFQLAQPDSLRNEEEVDCLVLALHRVGDQLEKMNGGRMDELFCLLRDGFLLQEDLTSLARLLLLEVLEFRAGGWTLSETAQKYYYSEVTD from the exons ATGGAGGGCTCAGGGAAGGAGGAGTACAAGATCCAGTCTTTTGACATGGAGACCCAGACGCTGCTGAAAACAGCACTGAAAG ATCCCAGTGCGGTAGACTTGGATAAGGTGTCCAATGTGATCGTGGATCAGTCTCTAAAGGACCAGGTGTTCAGCAAGGAAGCAGGAAGGATCTGCTACACCATTGTACAG gcGGAGGCCAAGCAGAACAACGGCAGTGTGTTCCGTCGCAATCTGCTGAACCGCCTGCAGGTGGAGTTCAAAGGTCGTGAGGAGATGCGGCAGCGCTCGCTCCAGGAGTGGGTCTGCTACGTCTCCTTCATCTGCAACGTCTTCGACTACCTCAAG GTGAATAACATGCCCATGATGGCTCTGGTGCATCCGCTGTATGACTGCCTCTTCCAGCTGGCCCAGCCCGACTCCCTCAGGAACGAAGAGGAG GTGGACTGCCTGGTGTTGGCGCTGCACCGCGTGGGTGATCAGCTGGAGAAGATGAACGGCGGCCGTATGGACGAGCTGTTCTGCCTGCTGCGCGACGGCTTCCTGCTGCAGGAGGACCTCACCTCGCTGGCTCGCCTGCTGCTGCTCGAGGTGCTGGAGTTCCGCGCCGGAGGCTGGACCCTCAGCGAGACCGCACAGAAGTACTATTACAGTGAGGTGACCgactga
- the slc25a19 gene encoding mitochondrial thiamine pyrophosphate carrier: MVGYDPGSSKAVLSHEEAALAGSAAGMVTRALISPLDVIKIRFQLQIEQVSRQRQEGKYWGLLQASRRILREEGLPAFWKGHVPAQLLSICFGAVQFSTFEALTEVVHKNSSYSCQTPAVHFVCGGLAACSATVACQPLDTLRTRFAAQGEPKIYPNLRHAVFRMFRTEGLFTFYRGLVPTLVAVFPYAGLQFFTYNVVKGLTSSRESKGGLQSLMCGSLAGVISKTLTYPFDLFKKRLQVAGFEEARKHFGQVRTYQGFVDCVASIAKEEGFRGFFKGLSPSLVKAAVSTGLTFFTYEAFVNLLIRLKEH; this comes from the exons ATGGTGGGCTATGACCCGGGGTCCAGCAAAGCCGTGCTCAGTCATGAGGAGGCCGCTTTGGCTGGGTCCGCGGCTGGCATGGTGACACGCGCTCTCATCAGCCCACTGGACGTCATCAAAATCAGATTCCAG CTCCAGATTGAGCAGGTGTCGCGGCAGCGGCAGGAGGGGAAGTACTGGGGCCTGCTGCAGGCCAGCCGCCGCATCCTGAGAGAGGAGGGCCTCCCTGCCTTCTGGAAGGGCCACGTCCCCGCACAGCTCCTCTCCATCTGCTTCGGGGCCGTAcag TTTTCCACATTCGAGGCCCTCACAGAAGTTGTCCACAAGAACTCCTCCTACAGCTGCCAGACCCCGGCTGTCCATTTTGTGTGCGGGGGGCTGGCAGCATGTTCTGCCACCGTCGCCTGCCAGCCACTGGACACGCTACGCACTCGCTTCGCCGCCCAGGGAGAGCCTAAA ATCTACCCCAACCTGAGGCACGCTGTGTTCCGCATGTTCCGTACGGAGGGCCTGTTTACATTCTACCGTGGCCTGGTGCCAACTCTGGTGGCCGTCTTCCCCTACGCCGGCCTGCAGTTCTTCACCTACAACGTCGTCAagggcctcaccagctccagagagTCCAAAG GGGGTCTCCAGAGTCTGATGTGTGGCAGCCTGGCCGGGGTCATCAGTAAAACCCTCACGTACCCCTTTGACCTCTTCAAGAAGAGGCTACAAGTGGCCGGCTTTGAGGAGGCCAGGAAACACTTTGGACAA GTGCGAACATACCAGGGCTTTGTGGACTGTGTGGCGTCTATAGCCAAAGAGGAGGGCTTCAGAGGCTTCTTCAAAGGCCTGTCCCCCAGTCTGGTGAAGGCTGCTGTCTCCACAGGCCTCACCTTCTTTACCTATGAAGCCTTTGTCAATCTCCTCATCCGACTAAAGGAACACTGA